One part of the Vicia villosa cultivar HV-30 ecotype Madison, WI linkage group LG6, Vvil1.0, whole genome shotgun sequence genome encodes these proteins:
- the LOC131609801 gene encoding uncharacterized protein LOC131609801 — MMKTTEIESLIPKPTRFLRRRRYQRLDADGAASGDGKKTKVIRLRRRQWRIRVVPRLTWAIRSPLKIWTKVKNTYEKFMLRSVNTETTLGNQKTRDVSKDYSRDAFEARLIFEISKALVASHELNSK, encoded by the coding sequence ATGATGAAAACCACTGAAATAGAGTCACTAATTCCTAAACCAACTAGGTTCTTACGGAGGCGGCGATACCAACGTCTCGACGCTGATGGTGCCGCCTCCGGTGACGGGAAGAAGACGAAGGTTATAAGGTTGAGAAGAAGGCAGTGGAGGATAAGAGTAGTTCCGAGGTTGACTTGGGCTATTAGATCACCGTTGAAGATATGGACAAAGGTTAAGAACACTTATGAGAAGTTTATGTTGAGGTCAGTGAACACTGAGACAACGTTGGGGAATCAAAAGACACGTGATGTTTCTAAGGATTATTCAAGGGATGCTTTTGAGGCTAGGCTTATATTTGAGATCTCTAAAGCTTTGGTTGCTTCTCATGAACTAAACTCCAAGTAA